Proteins encoded by one window of Gigantopelta aegis isolate Gae_Host unplaced genomic scaffold, Gae_host_genome ctg1951_pilon_pilon:::debris, whole genome shotgun sequence:
- the LOC121391212 gene encoding kelch-like protein 6, with product MDCTKNSILQNIHDEMVKGTFNDLDIVCENGTTSANRLVLAAMSSYFRAMLTSDMTESRTGVLNLPTVSVSVFKDILKMSLCSVDLVNEDNCVKMLDAGEMMQLDNVKDLCHRYLKEGLVLNIDNCLHWWRLMDRYNVPDLSSRAVSYLTENLTDFVETENIGHLSKTELLEILSKDDLKCKEDVIMKGVMMWLERNNPDADDVTRIFEMIRIDLVDPHFLTENVVFSKLISANNFLQQMIKTVLHSQLTRASSKSRFHNRRVDVNARVDVFVLHRNNTSLLSCFTSEGTWEDVPPAPVNPGYCYSAASLGNKIYITGGNSRRKCTLVYDVCRKEWKTGPELEEQRHWHCMATANSKVYAIGGENSNTIEEISESDTRWQVVGDLKQNREFAFAATVGHNILVMGGRSRESGSDDIQCFNTATHCVSNLSSRLPYSSKCLRGSVHLPDVYLLDYDGNVMHVQVTDSEGEIKIQVKSTVKWRSFQHWFGVSWQNGSLLSFSCWDTNCEIRKYNLAEGKEDNVTFLISTRSGNVYGVLPVSHRA from the coding sequence ATGGATTGTACTAAAAACAGCATTCTCCAAAACATCCACGATGAGATGGTCAAAGGTACGTTCAATGACCTTGACATTGTCTGTGAGAATGGGACAACGAGTGCAAACCGGTTGGTCCTGGCCGCGATGTCATCTTACTTCCGGGCAATGTTAACATCAGACATGACAGAGAGTCGGACGGGCGTCTTAAATCTGCCCACGGTCTCGGTGTCGGTGTTCAAGGATATTCTCAAGATGTCTTTGTGTTCAGTGGACCTTGTAAACGAAGACAACTGCGTCAAAATGTTAGACGCAGGCGAAATGATGCAGCTTGATAACGTCAAAGATCTGTGTCATCGTTACCTTAAGGAAGGTCTCGTGCTCAATATAGATAACTGTCTACACTGGTGGAGACTTATGGACCGCTACAATGTTCCTGATTTGTCCAGCAGAGCAGTCTCTTATCTGACAGAAAACTTGACCGactttgttgaaacagaaaataTTGGTCATCTGTCAAAGACAGAACTTTTAGAAATATTGTCCAAAGATGACTTGAAATGTAAAGAAGACGTCATTATGAAAGGTGTCATGATGTGGCTTGAAAGAAATAACCCGGATGCAGACGATGTAACACGTATATTTGAAATGATCAGGATTGATCTTGTTGATCCACATTTTCTCACtgaaaatgtagttttttccAAATTGATTTCAGCAAACAACTTTCTTCAGCAAATGATCAAGACTGTATTGCATTCACAACTTACGAGAGCAAGTTCTAAAAGTAGATTTCATAACAGACGTGTTGATGTTAATGCACGTGTAGATGTTTTCGTTTTACATAGGAACAACACGTCACTTCTGTCTTGCTTTACATCAGAAGGGACATGGGAAGACGTTCCACCTGCTCCAGTAAACCCTGGATATTGCTATTCAGCAGCAAGTCTAGGTAAcaagatctacatcactggtgGTAACAGTAGAAGAAAATGTACACTCGTCTACGACGTCTGTAGAAAAGAGTGGAAAACAGGTCCAGAGCTCGAGGAACAACGTCATTGGCACTGCATGGCCACAGCTAATTCTAAAGTGTATGCAATTGGTGGGGAAAACAGCAACACGATTGAAGAGATAAGCGAGAGTGACACACGCTGGCAGGTTGTTGGAGATTTGAAACAGAACAGAGAGTTTGCATTCGCTGCTACAGTTGGACACAACATTCTGGTGATGGGTGGACGGAGTAGAGAAAGTGGATCAGATGATATCCAGTGTTTCAATACAGCGACTCACTGTGTGTCTAACCTCAGCTCACGTTTACCATACAGCTCGAAGTGTCTGAGAGGTTCGGTTCACCTCCCTGATGTATATCTGCTGGACTATGATGGAAATGTGATGCACGTCCAGGTCACTGACAGTGAGGGGGAAATCAAGATACAAGTCAAGTCAACAGTGAAATGGCGATCATTTCAACATTGGTTTGGCGTATCATGGCAAAACGGAAGCTTGTTGTCCTTTAGTTGCTGGGACACTAACTGTGAAATTAGAAAATACAACCTGGCTGAAGGGAAAGAGGACAATGTTACCTTTCTAATATCAACGAGAAGTGGTAATGTGTATGGTGTTCTGCCAGTGTCTCATAGAGCATAA